One segment of Alnus glutinosa chromosome 2, dhAlnGlut1.1, whole genome shotgun sequence DNA contains the following:
- the LOC133861880 gene encoding cytochrome b561 and DOMON domain-containing protein At5g47530-like: protein MGKGLTTLLLSCVLFSLCASSYAQTCKSYTFSSNRVFTSCQDLPVLNAFLHWSYDQSTNKVDIAYRHTGTSTSRWTAWAINPTGSGMVGAQALVAYQNSSSVMRVYTSPVSSYATTLAEGDLSFAVSNLSASFANSEMTIFATLTLPSGTTVNQVWQEGPLSGDSPRSHDTASSSANLKSAGSLNFLEQQTGGGGVAPTPMLQPTTPPTGGVGVPPSPTLQPTTPPTGGVGVPPSPTLQPTTPSTGGGVAPWRPRLNVTIFIGLIVSIMISSKF, encoded by the coding sequence ATGGGAAAAGGTTTGACAACATTGTTGCTTTCCTGTGTTCTGTTTTCTTTATGTGCCTCATCATACGCTCAAACCTGCAAGAGCTATACTTTCTCTAGCAACAGGGTATTCACCTCATGCCAAGACCTTCCTGTATTGAACGCTTTCCTTCATTGGAGCTATGACCAATCAACCAACAAGGTTGATATTGCGTATAGACACACTGGAACCTCAACTTCGAGATGGACTGCTTGGGCCATCAACCCTACAGGATCAGGAATGGTAGGAGCACAAGCCCTTGTGGCCTATCAAAACTCCAGTTCAGTCATGCGTGTATACACATCCCCTGTGTCTAGTTATGCAACTACGTTGGCAGAGGGTGATTTGAGCTTTGCGGTTTCAAATCTCTCTGCAAGCTTTGCGAATAGTGAGATGACAATATTTGCTACACTGACGCTTCCTAGTGGCACAACGGTGAACCAAGTCTGGCAAGAAGGTCCTCTGAGTGGAGATAGTCCTAGGAGCCATGATACCGCTTCAAGTTCAGCAAATTTGAAATCAGCGGGCTCTCTGAATTTTCTGGAACAGCAGACAGGTGGAGGTGGAGTCGCTCCAACTCCAATGCTCCAGCCGACAACTCCGCCTACAGGTGGAGTTGGAGTCCCTCCAAGTCCAACGCTCCAGCCGACAACTCCGCCTACAGGTGGAGTTGGAGTCCCTCCAAGTCCAACGCTCCAGCCAACAACTCCGTCTACAGGAGGTGGAGTCGCTCCATGGCGTCCAAGACTGAATGTAACTATATTCATAGGTCTAATTGTTTCTATTATGATCAGTTCTAAATTCTAA